A section of the Chryseobacterium ginsenosidimutans genome encodes:
- a CDS encoding helix-hairpin-helix domain-containing protein has protein sequence MRKNYYQKLAFMGMMLIILFTFQKYTSKEKEDFSDVKFIMTSSVPLHLTEFDPNDLDEKQWQNLGFTEKQIATILNYKKVVGGKFISKEQFKKCFAVSEEKYGALEAYILLPTNKEAKSSDFKSYKKNAITISEKFNPDHYSANDWIKMGFSERQAEAILKYKSYLGGSFVSKEKFKECFIISEENFQKINPYLVLPEKTPANFNSYTKNFKTEKIKIQYHQFDPNTLDFEGWKSFGFSDKQAQTIINFRDRNLKGSFKSLEDIQKCFVISADKFEEIKPFIKMNSTVAKNDIEKIEIKQQQKTDFSKTDLNSITFKQLLEFGLDERAAGSMIGFRKKLGGFVNKEQILSTYNIDVELVKKLLSVAPLNTSNVPKYTLADAPEEWLKSHPYFKYSADKIIFYRLSEKDEKKIWKLLKVKPEYETRMKLYLK, from the coding sequence ATGAGAAAAAACTATTACCAGAAATTAGCATTTATGGGGATGATGCTGATTATTCTTTTTACATTTCAAAAATATACGAGCAAGGAAAAAGAAGATTTTTCTGATGTAAAATTTATAATGACTTCTTCTGTTCCTTTGCATCTCACAGAGTTCGACCCGAATGATCTGGATGAGAAGCAATGGCAGAATTTAGGGTTTACCGAAAAACAAATTGCAACGATTCTCAATTATAAAAAGGTTGTCGGCGGCAAATTTATTTCAAAAGAACAGTTCAAAAAATGTTTCGCCGTTTCGGAAGAAAAGTACGGTGCATTAGAAGCCTATATTTTATTACCAACAAATAAAGAAGCCAAATCCTCAGATTTTAAAAGCTATAAGAAAAACGCTATAACTATTTCCGAGAAATTCAATCCTGATCATTATTCCGCTAATGACTGGATAAAAATGGGTTTCAGCGAAAGACAAGCCGAAGCTATTTTAAAATATAAAAGTTATTTGGGTGGCAGTTTTGTAAGCAAAGAAAAATTTAAAGAATGTTTTATTATCAGTGAAGAAAATTTCCAAAAAATTAATCCTTACCTGGTTTTACCGGAAAAAACACCTGCAAATTTCAACAGTTACACAAAAAACTTTAAGACAGAGAAAATTAAAATTCAATATCATCAATTTGATCCGAATACTCTTGATTTTGAAGGTTGGAAATCTTTTGGCTTTTCCGATAAACAAGCACAAACAATCATCAACTTTCGTGACAGGAATTTAAAAGGAAGTTTCAAAAGCTTAGAAGATATTCAAAAATGTTTTGTGATTTCTGCTGACAAGTTTGAGGAGATAAAACCTTTTATAAAAATGAATTCTACTGTTGCCAAGAATGATATTGAGAAAATTGAAATAAAACAGCAGCAAAAAACAGATTTTTCAAAAACAGATTTGAATTCAATTACTTTCAAACAGCTTTTAGAATTTGGTTTGGATGAAAGAGCGGCAGGTTCAATGATTGGTTTTAGAAAGAAATTAGGAGGATTTGTGAACAAAGAACAAATACTGTCAACTTATAATATAGATGTTGAGTTAGTGAAAAAATTGCTTTCCGTTGCACCATTAAACACTTCAAATGTTCCGAAATATACATTAGCTGATGCTCCGGAAGAATGGCTGAAAAGCCACCCTTATTTCAAATATTCTGCGGATAAAATTATCTTTTACAGATTAAGCGAAAAAGATGAAAAGAAAATCTGGAAGTTATTGAAAGTAAAACCTGAATATGAAACGAGAATGAAACTGTATCTGAAATAA
- a CDS encoding DUF6261 family protein has product MNAIELRLLRNAEYLQYTKDFSAIINLNSPESLGIDTKLSAFNTKISELEALYKKALASEKTQELLALDERRDNAINGIYYFLLSQSYHYENDKKQKAQLLLENIALYGSGIARLNYQAETATLNNLLRDWENKPDLANAITTFNLFAWINEMKTANEEFNTQYLSRTQEYGDANPETIKSKREETNTAYYALRDRIDALHLLVEAPPSPYTTVINQLNALTDQYNVLLVNRKEPALPGNNESPTLS; this is encoded by the coding sequence ATGAATGCAATAGAATTAAGATTACTTCGAAACGCAGAATATCTGCAGTACACCAAAGACTTTTCAGCAATCATTAACCTGAACAGTCCTGAATCACTAGGGATTGACACAAAGTTATCAGCCTTCAATACCAAAATCTCCGAACTGGAAGCTCTTTACAAAAAAGCTTTGGCGAGTGAAAAAACTCAGGAGCTGTTGGCATTGGATGAAAGAAGAGATAATGCCATTAATGGAATTTATTATTTCCTTTTATCACAGTCGTACCATTATGAAAATGATAAAAAGCAAAAGGCACAATTGCTCCTAGAGAACATTGCATTGTACGGAAGCGGAATTGCCCGTCTCAATTATCAAGCAGAAACAGCAACTCTCAACAATCTTCTCCGTGACTGGGAAAACAAACCTGATCTTGCAAATGCTATTACCACTTTCAACCTTTTCGCATGGATCAATGAAATGAAAACCGCTAACGAAGAATTTAATACACAATATCTTTCCCGTACTCAGGAATATGGTGATGCCAATCCTGAAACTATTAAAAGTAAAAGAGAGGAAACAAATACAGCCTACTATGCTTTAAGAGATAGAATCGACGCGCTTCATTTACTGGTAGAAGCTCCTCCATCACCATATACAACTGTCATTAATCAATTAAATGCGCTTACAGATCAATATAATGTATTACTTGTCAATAGAAAGGAACCAGCTCTTCCCGGAAATAATGAAAGTCCAACCTTATCATAA
- a CDS encoding helix-turn-helix domain-containing protein, whose amino-acid sequence MNATIGKRIRKYREEKGFSQEELAEKLHVSRSTYQRIENGETNSWINHIENICTSLDVNMDDLLKPEEGYTQINKENNANENSSNNMIQNQTNNYNVSEKLIEQYEERIKELKEQVEYWKNHTKG is encoded by the coding sequence ATGAATGCAACTATTGGAAAAAGAATCAGAAAGTACAGGGAAGAAAAAGGGTTTTCTCAGGAAGAACTCGCAGAAAAACTACATGTTTCGCGTTCAACATATCAAAGAATAGAAAACGGAGAAACCAATTCTTGGATCAATCATATTGAAAATATCTGCACATCCTTAGACGTAAATATGGATGATCTTTTAAAACCAGAAGAGGGATATACACAAATAAACAAGGAAAATAATGCAAATGAAAATTCCAGTAATAACATGATTCAAAATCAAACCAATAATTATAATGTTTCCGAAAAACTCATCGAGCAATACGAAGAGCGCATCAAAGAATTAAAGGAGCAGGTAGAATACTGGAAAAATCACACTAAGGGCTAA
- a CDS encoding DUF6705 family protein, translated as MVQKHLALNKNIQTMKNIFFIISLFTIISCKAQTYPLRTYGIEYPTNSYIKDTNNELPSYEGIWKGVWNNKTIYVTLKKIKRNFTHLENKPYYMDILIGKFKVTDTNGLILFDNTNTSDDEAKIEGGKFRKSDDNYSLTYADSEMCNMNGFIKINFTDTTKTKLNWQFSDMTDIITPDCPYYNANPFPEPLPKNTILIKQ; from the coding sequence ATGGTACAAAAACATCTTGCCCTTAACAAAAATATTCAAACTATGAAAAATATATTTTTTATTATATCATTATTTACGATAATTTCTTGTAAAGCTCAAACATATCCATTACGAACCTATGGGATAGAATATCCCACAAATTCATATATTAAAGACACGAATAATGAACTCCCGAGTTATGAAGGGATTTGGAAAGGAGTTTGGAATAACAAAACAATTTATGTTACTTTAAAAAAAATAAAAAGAAATTTTACTCATTTAGAAAATAAGCCTTACTATATGGACATCTTAATTGGTAAATTTAAAGTTACAGATACAAATGGTCTGATATTATTTGATAATACAAATACCTCTGATGACGAAGCCAAAATCGAAGGTGGTAAATTCAGAAAATCTGATGATAACTATTCTCTTACTTATGCAGATTCTGAAATGTGTAACATGAATGGATTTATAAAAATTAATTTTACAGATACTACTAAAACAAAGTTAAACTGGCAATTTTCTGATATGACAGATATTATCACGCCGGATTGTCCATATTATAATGCTAATCCTTTTCCAGAACCGTTGCCCAAGAATACTATTCTAATAAAACAATAA
- a CDS encoding DUF6705 family protein yields the protein MKYIFFIILLSIAISCNAQTYPLRTFTEVPDNSYLKDTNNELPSYEGTWKGQWNGKIIYVMFKKVTYTYKASLNQYRDFLIGRFKVTDLNSSVLFDNTSLPDDQVKIKGLKFGKYDDKYGFTYIDRDLCSRSGEILINFTDTTKTQLQWKYMQSENWINKDCFYHDWAPADVPQPLPENIVLIKQ from the coding sequence ATGAAATATATATTTTTTATTATATTACTATCTATAGCAATTTCATGTAATGCACAAACTTACCCTCTAAGAACGTTTACAGAAGTTCCTGATAATTCTTATTTAAAAGACACCAATAATGAGCTTCCATCTTATGAAGGTACTTGGAAAGGACAATGGAATGGAAAAATTATTTATGTAATGTTCAAAAAAGTTACATATACATATAAAGCATCTTTAAACCAATATAGAGATTTTCTAATAGGAAGATTTAAGGTGACTGATTTAAACAGTTCAGTTTTATTTGATAATACAAGTTTACCAGATGATCAAGTTAAAATTAAAGGATTAAAGTTTGGGAAATATGATGATAAATATGGCTTTACTTATATTGACAGAGATTTATGCAGTAGATCAGGAGAAATTTTAATAAACTTTACTGATACCACCAAGACACAATTGCAATGGAAATATATGCAAAGTGAAAACTGGATAAATAAAGACTGTTTTTATCATGATTGGGCACCTGCTGATGTACCACAACCGTTGCCTGAAAATATTGTATTAATAAAGCAATAA
- a CDS encoding DUF6705 family protein, which yields MKNIFLLLIIIASIGCKAQTYPLRTFTEIPENSYLKDTNNELPSYEGIWKGVWNNKTIYVTLKKIKEILLI from the coding sequence ATGAAAAATATATTTTTATTATTAATAATTATTGCTTCAATAGGTTGCAAAGCACAAACTTATCCGCTAAGAACGTTTACAGAGATTCCAGAGAATTCTTATTTAAAAGACACGAATAATGAACTCCCGAGTTATGAAGGGATTTGGAAAGGAGTTTGGAATAACAAAACAATTTATGTTACTTTAAAAAAAATAAAAGAAATTTTACTCATTTAG
- a CDS encoding MerR family transcriptional regulator, with product MKINLPDKLYYSIGEVAKAFDVNTSLIRYWEQEFPIIKPKKNKKGNRYFTPEDIKNLQMIYHLVKEKGYTLDGARIALTTNSKISETVTIIDRLEFVKAELLKLKDSLGERDSE from the coding sequence ATGAAAATAAATTTACCCGATAAGCTGTATTATTCGATAGGAGAAGTGGCAAAGGCATTTGATGTAAATACTTCACTGATACGTTATTGGGAACAGGAATTCCCTATCATTAAGCCAAAAAAAAATAAAAAAGGCAACCGATACTTCACTCCGGAAGACATCAAAAATCTACAGATGATCTATCATTTGGTGAAAGAAAAAGGCTATACTTTGGACGGAGCACGCATCGCACTCACAACAAACAGCAAAATTTCTGAAACCGTTACCATAATCGACAGACTGGAATTTGTAAAGGCTGAACTTTTGAAACTGAAGGATTCTTTGGGGGAAAGAGACAGTGAATAA
- a CDS encoding AraC family transcriptional regulator yields the protein MDSISVLNIDLFQKGKNTSDFYFSTVQNHLIVGHRHLEKAHRHDFYATILFTKGNGVHEIDFQKYDVSAGSLFFMSPGQIHSWELSHDIEGYLFFCLQDFYEMHYVNQKLRNFPFFGSVNFPRKLQLNKDELQQNINVMQELHKEYQSQDVMKNGLMLSLMSQIFIHSTRQFSRDFDHLASSASLSYFKHYQEFETVVEQYFTTEKSIAFYASLLNITSKHLNRITQTVVQKTATDVITERVILEAKRMLMYLDESLVEIAFRLGYEEYSYFVRVFRKTSGMTPTQFIKKYKS from the coding sequence GTGGATTCTATTTCGGTACTTAATATTGATCTTTTTCAAAAAGGTAAAAATACCTCTGATTTTTATTTCAGTACAGTGCAGAATCACTTAATTGTTGGTCATCGGCATCTTGAGAAAGCCCATCGTCACGACTTTTATGCCACCATTCTTTTCACAAAAGGAAACGGAGTTCATGAGATCGATTTTCAGAAATACGATGTTTCAGCGGGAAGCTTATTTTTTATGTCTCCCGGGCAAATTCACAGCTGGGAACTTTCTCATGATATTGAAGGGTATCTTTTCTTTTGTCTGCAGGATTTTTACGAAATGCATTATGTGAACCAGAAATTAAGAAACTTTCCTTTTTTTGGTTCTGTTAACTTTCCTCGAAAACTTCAGTTGAATAAAGACGAATTACAGCAAAATATCAATGTAATGCAGGAATTGCATAAAGAATATCAATCACAGGATGTCATGAAAAACGGATTGATGTTATCATTAATGTCTCAGATTTTTATCCATTCTACAAGACAGTTTTCAAGGGACTTTGATCATTTGGCTTCATCGGCAAGCCTTTCTTATTTTAAGCATTATCAGGAATTTGAAACTGTTGTCGAACAGTATTTTACAACCGAAAAATCTATTGCTTTTTACGCTTCTTTATTAAATATCACTTCAAAACATTTAAACAGAATTACTCAAACCGTGGTTCAAAAAACGGCAACCGATGTGATCACAGAAAGGGTAATTCTGGAAGCTAAAAGAATGCTGATGTATCTTGATGAAAGCCTTGTGGAAATCGCTTTTCGGTTGGGTTATGAAGAATATTCCTATTTTGTGAGAGTCTTCCGGAAAACTTCAGGAATGACTCCCACGCAATTCATTAAAAAATATAAATCATAA
- the ccoG gene encoding cytochrome c oxidase accessory protein CcoG, which translates to MSIQSDNFQAPEIDYDDFRNSVGTMDETGNRKWVYPRKPKGKYTNYRNYTSNFLLLLFFGLPFVKINNNPFLLFNVIDRKFFIFGQPFYLQDFFILALGAVTSVIFVMLFTVVFGRIFCGWLCPQTIFMENVFRKIEYLIEGDRNKQMKLDRQEWNSEKITKRLTKWSVFVLISMIITNFMFMYIIGYEDVFKIILEGPVDHSLQFLGMVGFAIMFYFTFAWLREQVCTLVCPYGRLQGVLIDKQTINVYYDFKRGENRSKWRNNEDRKAVEKGDCIDCHQCVVVCPTGIDIRNGQQLECVNCTACIDACDEVMEKVGLPKGLIRYATEAEIENQEKFTFTSRMKATTVFLALLIGFLGFLMYDRGSMEAKFIKPAGSTFFIKNGKITNTFIYTLLNKSNEKKTLSIKVMSPKNAEINFFGSEKIILKGDQILKGNINIAFPEKEIKYSKQNMTIGVFDEKGNLVDSFETVFEGPFQLPL; encoded by the coding sequence ATGAGCATACAATCCGACAATTTTCAGGCTCCGGAAATAGATTACGATGATTTCAGAAATTCGGTAGGAACCATGGACGAAACCGGAAACAGAAAATGGGTTTATCCCCGAAAACCAAAGGGAAAATATACCAATTACAGAAACTATACAAGTAATTTTCTGCTGCTATTATTCTTCGGATTACCTTTTGTAAAAATCAATAATAATCCTTTTTTACTGTTTAATGTTATTGATAGAAAATTCTTCATTTTCGGACAGCCTTTCTATTTGCAGGATTTTTTTATTCTTGCCTTAGGAGCTGTAACATCGGTAATTTTTGTCATGCTTTTCACCGTAGTTTTCGGACGGATTTTCTGTGGGTGGCTTTGTCCGCAGACGATTTTTATGGAAAATGTTTTCAGAAAAATTGAATATTTAATTGAAGGTGACAGAAACAAACAAATGAAACTCGACCGACAGGAGTGGAATTCGGAAAAGATAACGAAAAGACTCACAAAATGGTCAGTTTTTGTTTTGATTTCTATGATCATTACCAATTTCATGTTTATGTACATCATAGGTTATGAGGATGTTTTTAAAATAATACTGGAAGGACCTGTCGATCATTCTTTGCAATTCTTAGGAATGGTCGGGTTTGCCATCATGTTTTATTTTACTTTTGCTTGGCTTCGTGAGCAGGTTTGCACACTCGTTTGCCCTTATGGAAGACTTCAGGGAGTTTTAATTGACAAACAGACCATCAATGTTTATTATGATTTTAAAAGAGGCGAAAACCGTTCAAAATGGAGAAATAATGAAGACCGAAAAGCCGTTGAAAAAGGTGATTGTATCGATTGTCATCAATGCGTTGTGGTTTGCCCGACCGGAATTGATATCAGAAACGGGCAACAGTTGGAATGTGTAAATTGTACCGCCTGCATCGATGCCTGTGATGAAGTAATGGAAAAAGTCGGGCTTCCTAAAGGCTTGATTCGTTACGCGACAGAAGCGGAAATTGAGAATCAGGAGAAATTTACATTTACTTCAAGAATGAAAGCAACGACTGTCTTTCTTGCTTTATTAATCGGTTTCCTGGGATTTTTAATGTACGACAGAGGTTCAATGGAAGCAAAATTCATTAAGCCAGCCGGATCAACATTTTTCATTAAAAACGGGAAAATAACAAATACTTTTATTTATACACTTTTAAATAAATCAAACGAAAAGAAAACATTATCCATAAAAGTTATGAGTCCAAAAAATGCAGAGATTAATTTCTTCGGTTCTGAAAAAATCATTTTGAAAGGAGATCAGATTTTAAAAGGAAATATCAATATTGCCTTCCCTGAAAAAGAGATTAAATACTCAAAACAAAATATGACAATCGGTGTTTTTGATGAAAAAGGAAATCTGGTAGATTCTTTTGAAACTGTATTTGAGGGGCCTTTTCAGTTACCGTTGTAA